In Miscanthus floridulus cultivar M001 chromosome 19, ASM1932011v1, whole genome shotgun sequence, the DNA window gcgctcggctcgtccgctgcaaccCCGTCGACAGAcccataggttttggtgtttgacgccaaagggggagagggttcgagtatgttaggcttagggggagctacttatctaggggaagcttagttattatattagcttatctatttatatttggagtttctatttatgagatacactattatgcttttgtgtgtgtgatacattatgcattcatgtctactactatatctatgtgatagtgatatctacgtgatcgtgatatatgacatgtgtgctctctactttgaattctttatatgtcgtatcacttgtgttttgctcatttgcctttgcttccacgctttactccgatgcacatgagctttattacttgtactcatgcatatttcatatcttttgagtacatcatgacggcttgggtcatataagcttgtctaacacttttgttcttattaccaaaagcttatatgaaccaagcatgttaaaaacctcatcttttcatatactcgaggtagtattatcatcaatcaccaaaaatggggagattgaaagcatctaggcccctagttgggtttcggtgattaatgacaatacatgattactgtgattaatatgtgttttgcagaaataattgagttaggtcacagtaatagagatcgattgggcaatcatggttgtcatgccctacgatggaaatcgtttcggttttcaaaggatggacgacaaggttaaggatggactagttctaagtgtctattggagttagagagacacttagagtagtttaggattttatttttcctttggccgtactattaaggggggtataaatgggtagcttgacctagatgagtctagtaagttaagtgtggtgcacacttgttaaaactagcactaggtagctccataacagccctttgatccaatggagcaaacttcattcacatatgtttgaaaGTTGGAActgaatggagggttaaatgctgactggacgctagcttcggtgtgaccgaacgctggctcagggtccggtcagttcatttgactaaggtgaagtcgtctggaaatgaccggatgctgcgaggtcatggtaccggacgctgagagcaattgtccggtcgactccagtaaggtcccaaagaggaagaatcctgatcggacgtgtccggtcaatgctgaccagacgctgatcaggttctggttactgatcggacgctgctcagcaagtgaccggactctggaggtccagcgtccggtcgacatcagtaaggttccagtgaggggaaaacgtgaccgaacacgtccggtcagtgttgatcggatgctgccagcgtccggtcaactcataaccactggagctcggggtatactgactggtgcgtccggtcaacatgaccagagcgtccggtcaccccacagaggcacataacggttcgtttttcagccagtgttataaatacaacctccgctcgtgtgtgggggtacttttgcttattccaacagctgataAACACCTTAgaaagtgccaagaagagcaagatcctagtgaggtgattgagatttgagaatctcaaagagagccctcattagtgagatcaagagtagcaaagtgtgcatccacccttatcattaggcttgtcgtggtcaagtgagagttcgtgcttgttactcttggtgatcgccatcacctagacggcttggtggtgattgggagttcggtgatcacccggcggagcttgtggttGACCCAACTCACGTTATGAGTGATTGTGAGTGATTCACcgtgatagagtgtcgaagaatcaacccgtaaagagcacttgatccttacgcggatcaagggagagctacacccttgcgtgggtgctccaacgaggactagtggggagtggcgactctccgatacctcggcaaaacatcaccgcgttcttccctctttatttactttgagcatttactttgtgcaattcaattcttgtctttacattcatataattgctatgctagagtaggattagaacttaggttgcaagtcttttgtgcggtagaacaattagaaacactatcTAGGCAcagggggttaattgggctaaccatatgatttaattattgcaaaaaaatttagaattagcctaattcatcccccctcttgggcatcttgatcctttcacacccCGTTCCAATATTTTAGATGAGGACCTCTCTAGCTCTCGTACGCcgcactcctctctctctctctctctctctctctctctctctctctctctctctccctctcttctcgcaTACGCCAGAGCGgcgccccttctccttctccctcAGCACCACCGGCACTCTTCCCCACCCCGAGTTGCGCCCTTCCCCTCCAGCGACAACAGAtccacctccacctccggccGACCCCCTCCACCTCCGGCGGCGCCCTCCACCTCCACATCCACCTCCGAACGGCACCCTCCACCTCCCCCTCCGGTCGCCCCCAGCGGCGCTTCTCCTCAGTGCCAGCAGCAGCAGATCCAGCGGCGAGCGTCTCTTTCGACCACGGCACGacagtggtggcggcggcgcctcTTCTGGCAATGGCACGGCGGTGGCAACGGGCATCTCTTCCGGCAACAGCACGGCAGCGGCGGGTCTCGGATCTGGCTGTCGTGGCTCGGATCCGGCGATTCAGGAAATCCTTTTTTTAGCATCACATGTACGTGAACAACCCTATAGGCCAGTTGTGCTTGGAGAAGCTTCTCAGTGGTTTGTAGTTTTGAGTGCCTAGTTCGTTGCAGCAAGTATTTGGTACATTATGTTGGAATTTTTAAACTTATCACCTGTCTCACTTGCACGCCCTTGTGCCATTAAGACTGCAAAATAGCAAATATTTGGTTTCCCTTGTTTTGGTGCTGTGTTTGAACAAAAGAAATGTAATGTTGGATATATTGTGGTATGTCTGAACATGTAGCCCCTCACCCCCATGTATTTGAAAATTTTCTTGCTTAAGTGTATGCTACTTTTGAGGGTTGATGAGCAGAATTTTGCCTCATCTGAAGTTAATGAGTGTTTTGTGTTGGTTTCCATTTAAGGCAATGCAAAATTATTACACTCATTGTTTATTTTGACATTTTTTTTTCTAGCAACAGCCAGGCCCTTCACCTGGACCAGTGCCTCAGCACGTGTTGGTAATTTAAAATTGTTTTTGGTAGAAAATCGATTTGTATggacggttggtactgtagccgcccctacaaatagatactataggggcggctggtactatagcAGTCCCTGCAAATCGattttatagggacggctggtgttaccagccgcctctacaaatcgatttgtaggggcggctgataacaccagccgcccctataaatcgatttgtacggATGGTCTGGAAAACgctcctacaaatacatgatttgtagagacggtgtgGTTAGCCGCCCCTGGAAATCGATTCTGATGTAGTGACAATATAGACTTCAACAGTTGACTCTTTTTTTTTTAGCATAGCATGTCGACTTTTGCACGTCGTTCAAACAcgtatatatatatcatggttCTTTTTTAAAAGTTACGGATTACACCCATTTCCTATGTTTGGACTATGTCCACATAATTCATACAATCTGTTTTGTTCAATTTACTCTCAACTATTTCTGCTAGTTCGGTTTACCCCTTAACATACaagttgttttttttttatttcaatttttgTGAGATGATAGAGACATCATATTTTTTGTTAAAAGTTACATCATGAATTTTTAATCATTATGTGTCATAAATTTATATCTAGTATTAATTTATTATTATATCCCCTAAGAACACAACATAATAACGATGGAAAAAAATTTAAGATGTATCTTTTAACATTTAGTATGATATATGTACCACCTAACAATTAAAAGTAACACAAACTTTATATGcggcaaaaaaaaaacttgtatAAAAAGTAAATTAGACCAATCGACATAGTTAGGGGAGTAAATTGAACGAAGCACCTGTTACTAGGTTTTCTAGACATATACCAATTAAGGGGAGTAATTTGAACTTTTAATTTTTTTCCTAGGCATGGTACGTTTTATTTCTTTCTTACTCCCTTCATATTTATATAAATCAATTTCTATAATTGTTTTAAATGAACctttttatgtttgataaaatttatagaaaagagtattgatttggtatcataaatcttAGCACTCTCTTCTATAGAATTGGTCGAATTTAAAAATTCTGACTTAAGATAACTCTATAAATTGATTTACTTAGAGTCAGTACTTGAATCTTGTTAGATGTGGATTTTatctttttctcgaatacgcaaaagactTACGTATCTTTGTATTTAAGGTAAGAGGAAGAGGTATTTTACAATGACGCACCTAGCCTTCCACGGGTTAAGGATTCTCAAGCTCGTATATCGCCCCATGGGTTAAGGATTCTCAAGCTCGTATACGACCCCAGAGTCCAAGTTCTTGCTACGAAATTATACTAACCAAGCAACCGAGGTCCGTGGCGCCAGTTTCAACCTGTTGCTCCGCTTGATGTTGAATGTTGCCATCGCCTCGGCAATTGATATTGTCGTGCCTCGGAAGCACCGGCCGTTCCGCCTCCATCTCTCTTGTTTTTCTGGTTACATGTTAATCGACTAACATAGTTTGGTCTATATTCATTAGTTTTGTCAAACTTCAGACCAAACTTGAGGAAGTAAATTTGTCGTGCCGCCTTCTTTACGACGGAAATGCGTTTTCTACGGACAGAAGCGACCTCCTTGCTGTATGTAAAGCAACCTTAGAGGACTACAGACAGGTGGGTCCAGCTTGCAGTCACACGGGACATCCCCCGCTCCTTCTCGCGCGCGACGGCCCCGGAGCCGCCGAGCAGGCCTCATTAAACCCTAGAGCTcccggtcgccgccgccgccaccgcataCGCCGTCGCCATGGACACTCTCAAGCGCAAGGCCCCGGACGGCCCCGGAGCCGCCGAGCAGGCCTCTCCTCTCAAGGCGCcgcgcgctgccgccgccaccccgGAGCCTCCCGCCTCCACCACCCTCGCGGCCGCGGAACCAGTCGCCTGCGTGCACGACGTCTCCTACCCCGAGGGCTACGATGCGTCCGCCTCTACGTCCcgcgccattgccggcggcgcTGACGCCTCTGAGCCTGCAAAGAAGTTCCCCTTCCAGCTCGACCCCTTCCAGTCCGAGGCCATACGCTGCCTCGACAATGGCGAATCCGTTATGGTACCATATCGTCTCCAAGTTTTTCTTGTCTCAGTGCATTTCGTTTGACCACCCAGCTCGGTGCATGTGTCAAATTAGTATCTTTTTTAGTTCAATTCAAATGACCCCTCTGGATAGGATTAGGTAGCAACCTCCTCAAATTAGGTCCACTAAAGGAAGGCTACCATTTTAGCTTCTCAGGTTTAACTTTTTAAAATACCTATCATTACTACTGCGTAAAAACGTGCCTCTCATTGGGCTTTTATTGATCCGTCTATTGCTGATGGCCAATTAGCATCCATGGTTGCTGAATGCTGATAGTAAATTCTGTAATTCACAGTTCCTCCTATTGTACGAGCTGTATGATAATCAGACCACGCCTCGTAGTCCAACTATTTCTTGCTAAACAATCATGCTTTGTGCTTCTGTATATATGGTCAAATCAGTTCTCCTTTCATCAGCTAAGTTGTTTGTCACTTATAAAAAATCTTTCTCTACTTCCCTTTTGGGGATTCCCAGGTTTCAGCTCATACGTCTGCCGGAAAGACAGTGGTCGCGTTGTATGCAATAGCAATGTCTTTGCTCAACCAGCAGCGGGTCATCTATACATCTCCAATCAAGGCACTGAGCAACCAAAAGTACAGAGAGTTCAAAGAAGAGTTCTCTGATGTTGGTCTCATGACAGGGGATGTCACAATTGAGCCTAATGCCTCTTGTCTGGTACTACCTCCTGTCCTCACTACTCTTTCAATTGCTTGTATATTTATGCTTGGAGCTTAAAAGCAAGCCCTGACTTTGCAGGTCATGACTACAGAAATTTGGCGGAGCATGCAATACAAGGGATCTGAGGTCATGAGGGAAGTTGCTTGGATTATATTTGATGAGGTGCATTACATGCGGGATAGAGAGAGGGGAGTGGTTTGGGAGGAGAGTATAGTGATGGCTCCCAAGAACTCACGCTTTGTCTTCCTCTCAGCGACTGTACCTAATGccaaggagtttgctgattggGTAGCTAAGGTCTGTTCCCAAGGTTGCCTATTTGTCTCCATGTCTCTATTGCCATGGTTTTGGCTTTGAACTCATGTACTTGTTACAAGGCGTCTATAGACATGGTCAAGCATCCACATATGCTTTAAGAACATATGCCATTTTGTTAATAATGGAGGTTATTCTATTTTTCAGGTACATAAGCAACCCTGTCATATAGTTTACACTGACTATAGACCTACGCCTCTTCAGCACTATGTATTTCCTTCTGGAGGGGATGGATTATACCTTGTAGTGGATGAGAAGGGCAAGTTCAGAGAGGACAGTTTTCAGAAAGCATTGAATGCCCTTGTCCCTGCTAGCGACAGTGCCAAGAAGAAGGAAAACGGGAAGTGGCAGAAAGTTATCATGGCAGGGAAATCTAGTGAGGAAAGCGACATATTCAAGATGGTGAAAATGATAATTCAGCGCCAATATGATCCTGTAATACTTTTCAGCTTTAGCAAAAGGGAATGTGAATTTCTTGCTATGCAGGTATGCTCTTTTGTAGATTATTATTAGTCAATTTAGTGAACTGGAAAATTCTGTGGTCTGTAGGAAAAAGAAATTGAGTTAATTCAGTTGATTTTGACTATCTTTCATTGTGATAGATGGCTAAGATGGACTTGAATGAGGATGATGAGAAGGCAAACATCGAAACAATTTTTTGGAGTGCTATGGATATGCTTTCTGATGATGATAAAAAGCTTCCTCAGGCAAGTTCTCATTTATGTATCAGTTTCTGATCTCAAGCAACTAACACAATGGAATTTAGCACTGTAGATATTACTGAGATTGCAGTTTTATGTTTTTTAAGCTATCTACAGCGGTATACATTTCTATTTGTAATATACGAACCAGTAGCAGTACTGGTAGGCAATGCTATGGGTTGATAATTTATCTTAAAACTGAGCCACTGTAGCTTTCGATACACAGGTTTCAAACATGCTCCCCTTACTGAAACGCGGCATTGGCGTGCATCATTCTGGTCTGTTGCCCATTTTAAAGGAAGTCATTGAGATACTCTTCCAGGAGGGTCTCATTAAGGTTAGCACATTTTATGAATCTCATGATGCCTCAAGTTCCTGTTATTTCTTAGCCTCATAAGTAGCTTATTGCTAGTGGTATTTGAACACTCATACATAACTTTTTATTTGGAGCAATGATAGTAAGACATAGATGTTCATAACTTCTTATATACATTTTGCACTTTACATTGAGAGCAAATATGTCTCGGGATTGATAGATTGATTATCAAGAGTACAGGGTACAATATATAAATATAGGCAAGGATCCGgagggtttatagaaacacccaatcaacggtgatccttgccttATCAATCTAACTTAACCCCTAAGGCACTAGCCGCATGGGCCTTAACACCAGGCCCATAACAGCCCTATCAGGCGCCTATGCTAACACGCCCCCACAGTCGAATCGTCAGCCACTCTGCACGTTTAGACTGGACCTGAACTCCGTGAACACTGAGGTAGGCAgccccttggtgaagatgtctgCATATTGCGAAGAGGTGGGAACATGCAGAACACGAAGGTCACCAATGGCGACTCGCTCCCGGACGAAGTGAAGATCAATCTCGATGTGCTTGGTGCGCTGATGTTGCACTGGGTTGGAGGTCATGTAGACGACACTGATGTTGTCGCAGTACACCAGTGTGGCGCACCGAAGAGGGGCATGCAACTCTAGGAGAAGCTGGCGTAGCCAAGTTGCCTCTGCAACTCCGTTAGCCACCGCGCGATATTCAGCTTCAACACTTGATCTTGATACTGTGTTctggcgcttggaggaccaaAAAACAAGATTGTCACCAAGGAACACTGCATAGCCCGAGGTGGACTTGCGAGTGTCTGGACAACCAGCCCAATCAGCATCGGTGTAGACGACAAGATCAGTCGAAGTGGAAGGTCGCAGCAGGAGACCGAGGTGGAGTGTGCCCCGAACATAGCGAAGAATCCGCTTCAGAGCAGCGAGGTGAGGCTCCCGAGGGTCGTGCATGTGAAGACAGACCTGCTGAACGGCATATGCAATGTCTGGGCGGGTGAATGTCAAGTACTGAAGGGCTCCAGCAAGACTGCGGAAGTCGGTAGCATCAGACACAGGGGCCCCCTCAGCGGCAGCAACCTTAGGATTGGTGTCCACTGGAGTagagcatggcttgcactcagccattccGGCGCGATCGAGGATATCCAGCATGTACTGTCGCTGTGAGAGCAAGAGTCCATCACCACTTCGCTGAACATGCATGCCGAGGAAGTGATGtagttcaccaagatctttcatggcGAATTCTCGCTGAAGTGCTGAGATGATCTGCCGAAGAAGGTCTGATGATGAAGCCGTGAGGACAATGTCGTCAACATGGTGCAGGGGAGGGTGCAGAACGGCAAAGAGAAGCCGGCGCGGGGGAGGGTGGACGCGCGCGACGGAGTGTCGGCGGTGCGGAGGCAGCGGAAGAGAGGTCCCCTGACCTAGGCGTCAGATACCATGAGAGCAAATATGTCTCGGGATTGATAGATTGATTATCAAGAGTACAGGGTACAATATATAAATATAGGCAAGGATCCGgagggtttatagaaacacccaatcaacggtgatccttgccttATCAATCTAACTTAACCCCTAAGGCACTAGCCGCATGGGCCTTAACACCAGGCCCATAACAGCCCTATCAGGCGCCTATGCTAACATACATCAAGCAAGAATTTCGTGCATCAAAAGGTTAGGCTGTATTTCTTGATTCCTATTATAGAGTAGATTCTGCTTGTTGCTACTGTATTTTAGTTCCATATGAAGAGACCAATTCAATGTGAAACATGAAATGGATAGATCAGATTTTGGGTGATTCTAGGCTTCTATGTTCAATTGCACTTCAAATTTAAATAGAGAGTGTGGGAGGGAGGGCACGAGGTCTGAAATAACAGATTTAATAAACTATtttatttagttatttttagatcaGAGTGGTTCTCATCTCTGACTAATGTCATGGACTGTCTTTATACCTTGAGAAATGCGTTCACATGTTCTATTATACATATTCTCCCTAATGATGCTGCGCTTCCACTGAGCATTTTATATATGCTTTCTTTCTATCTTTCTTAAGACTATGCTGTGTGTTGTGCCTTTTTATTTCTTGCTGAGATTAAAACATGGTGTTATAGTGTTTGTTTGCCACAGAAACATTCAGTATTGGTTTGAACATGCCTGCAAAGACTGTTGTGTTTACCAATGTGCGAAAATTTGACGGAGACCGATTCAGATGGTTGTCGAGTGGAGAGTACATCCAAATGAGTGGCCGTGCTGGTCGTCGAGGTATTGATCAGCGTGGTATCTGTATACTGATGGTGGATGAGAAAATGGAGCCTTCAACTGCCAAAATGATGCTGAAAGGAAGTGCTGATAGTTTGAACAGGTCAGTATCATGGAATCCTGGCTTTTCTGGCACATTTAGAACAAAGAAGCTTTAACAACTTAATCCAGTTTGGTTGAGTGGTATGCATGAAAGAAATCCGGAACACAAGATTAAGACTGAGATGGACAAATCCTCCCAGTGCGATAATGTTCTTGGTTAACATTGTTCTTATATTCTGCAGATAATGCTAGTCATTTGTGTTATGCCTATTCCTTGCACCCTTAAAATATCGAGTTAGCATACCAATGCTCAAATTCAGATCTGCCCTCTGTTTCATTCTTTTGCGTCAATATGTTTATTGTCGCTTTTATGCGTGGAATTATCTTCTGTTCTGCATGCGCTCACACAACTACCTTTCTGTTTGTTAGTGCCTTTCATCTGAGCTACAACATGCTGTTAAATCAAATGCGATCTGAGGATGGGGATCCAGAAAAGCTCCTCCGGCATTCATTTTATCAATTTCAGGCTGATCGTTCTCTCCCTGATCTTGAGGTATTTGCTTTTCTTTGAAATGGAGAATTTTACGTATGCTCCTAAGTGTTTTTCGTGGTCATCTGACATACATTACACCTTTATCCTTGACAGCTATGAACCACATAATTCATCCATTCATTAACTCGGTGCCCATTGAAACTTATAATATTACACTGTTTTCCTGTACCTGCGCCACAGTTCACACTTCATATGTTTCTGCGAACTTATTTTAATGGGCCCTTTAGGTTGTAGTTTAGCAAGTGTGTTAAGGGAATAATCACTTGGGCAGTAAAGTTGATTGTTA includes these proteins:
- the LOC136528101 gene encoding DExH-box ATP-dependent RNA helicase DExH9-like; the protein is MDTLKRKAPDGPGAAEQASPLKAPRAAAATPEPPASTTLAAAEPVACVHDVSYPEGYDASASTSRAIAGGADASEPAKKFPFQLDPFQSEAIRCLDNGESVMVSAHTSAGKTVVALYAIAMSLLNQQRVIYTSPIKALSNQKYREFKEEFSDVGLMTGDVTIEPNASCLVMTTEIWRSMQYKGSEVMREVAWIIFDEVHYMRDRERGVVWEESIVMAPKNSRFVFLSATVPNAKEFADWVAKVHKQPCHIVYTDYRPTPLQHYVFPSGGDGLYLVVDEKGKFREDSFQKALNALVPASDSAKKKENGKWQKVIMAGKSSEESDIFKMVKMIIQRQYDPVILFSFSKRECEFLAMQMAKMDLNEDDEKANIETIFWSAMDMLSDDDKKLPQVSNMLPLLKRGIGVHHSGLLPILKEVIEILFQEGLIKCLFATETFSIGLNMPAKTVVFTNVRKFDGDRFRWLSSGEYIQMSGRAGRRGIDQRGICILMVDEKMEPSTAKMMLKGSADSLNSAFHLSYNMLLNQMRSEDGDPEKLLRHSFYQFQADRSLPDLEKQIKELESERNSMVIEEEESLKDYYDLLQQHRSLKKDVHDIVLSPKHVLPFLQPGRLVRIEYSTDEPANFSIDENVTWGIIINFEKVKSHGEDRRPEDSDYTVDVLTRCSVTKDNNGKKTMKVVPLKARGEPVVVSLPLSQIDGLSSIRMYIPKDLLPVEARENTLRKVEEVLSRFAKDGVPLLDPEEDMKVQSKSFRKATRRIEALESLFEKHNIRNSPHIQQKLKVFHAKQELSAKIKSIKKTMRSSTALAFKDELKARKRVLRRLGYVTSDDVVEVKGKVACEISSADELTLTELMFSGALKDATVEQMVALLSCFVWQEKLQDAPKPREELDLLFHQLQETARRVANLQLECKIQIDVESFVNSFRPDIMEAVYSWARGSKFYQIMEMTQVFEGSLIRSIRRLEEVLQQLILASKSIGETELEAKLEEAVNKIKRDIVFAASLYL